The sequence below is a genomic window from Pectinophora gossypiella chromosome 13, ilPecGoss1.1, whole genome shotgun sequence.
tcacggaactgactcgttttcctgaccggaatgaaatgtctcatcactaatcgtcaaattgacagctagccacagattaacaagaatttatgatatcaacttttttgtgtgaggttttgtttgatttttgtttttacatgaaaaaatgtgtttttaataattattttacgttaatttcacattgagctaagaaatcatacatctatttagtgctacggatgttattagaagaatactttgcgtagtttaggtgaaattcgaacattctttgtagtaacaggtttgtttaccttttatgaagatcatttttgaacggactataaattaaaatagtttctcgattttcaattaaaaattcTCTGATGAATCGTAAATTGTAATAGATTGGTAATAAAgttaatatttcaataagattcACGCACTTGATACAAATTACacatagtaaactatttttaccGGGTGTGATTACATGTTAAAGAAGGTACAAAAAATACCTTGTTATTTTTTCAATGTTATCAGAAAGTACTCGCCTCGCCGCTGCTCTAGGTAGCTCGGTCTACCACTGGCCGAGAGTACAGAGAATACAATCTCACGCAAActtataaatttatattattgtagTATCACAGCTAGTATTGGTTAAGTAATGTGTTAGAACTGTAGATTGTGAAGATAATTGAAGTTATTTCAAACTTAATCTCGTAGTAGCATATTTCCAACCACTTGCAACTGAATATCATATTTCAGTCGCCTCTGCCTGACTCGATGTTTTCGGATTTTCATATTTCACAATTTGAGAAAATGTAAAGTTGAAGCACAGAGCAGGTTCGTATTATCAAGTTATACTATggttatattatgtattgtgtCCAAAACCCACAATgtggaatttatatttttatatctaaAATCCATTAATTATCCTACCatcattatcattttttttatgtaagggTATGAAGGAATGTCAATGAATTTAATGGAAAATACATGATATGATAACTGATAGGGCTCGTAACTTtaccatgaattttgcaactCCGTACTTCGTATCAAATGATACATCGTTTGTATAGACAATTACGCTGCTGGcgtaacatttttgtattataGTTATATTATTACTGACAATACTCAAGTTATAATTACttatcaaaattaataaatcatgATGCAGCTGTGTCTTCCTCTAgaaatattgtatttgtatgtgcgcctgcgttttgcgctaacgtctgcgcaccttaatatatcctgcgtacctgaccgcatcatcatcatcatttgtaTGTAAAGTGCTTTAGGACATATCTGTGGAGCCCTGGCAATAATTTAGTTGTAAGCTGAATGATGTAATTCTAGTATTGCCCACATAATTGGTCCACTTTTTCATCGGTGGATGCCTTGACCATGTTGTTATCTTCTccgataattatttttttctttctagaaAATATAGTGAATGAATTCTGCAAAAATATGTACTTGTTTTATTTTCCACTGCACTTCCAATATTTATCCTAGTCTTAAAAAACTGCATGATAAATGGTTCATTGGTCACCAACTTTACTTATATATCTGGGgggtttaaatggccacatttgtttgcattgcgcacttacttttatatgcgcaaatgtcaaattgcaatattgctttcttagatgaattgctccgatgtggacattttagccccccagttGTATTTATATTGATTTATATAAGGGAGTAAAGGAGAATAGAAACAAGTTGCCGACGTAACTACGTTTAATAACATTGGAACATTGGAGGTACTTAGTTTGCGGAGACGcaagtaataataatgtcatggaattttcagtcgcgcCCCATATCTGAGGGTAGTCGgctatttttcttttcattaattatccgccgaaatggaaagggacgggtagtcGACAGGCTAAAAACCTGGAACatatcaattttaggcagaactctttaattttttttatgttgggGTATAACCCCATGGAATTAAGTTTGCAGTATACGCCAAACGGGTTGCGtatcagcgagatgtctatttgattcgtccgggttactGTTTCTTTCTCATCCCgtctttttccttttcggcggcgCGGTCAGGAAAATGACAGATAGGTACCTAtcgtattataagacttaaaaaaaatatgaggcATCAGCTACAGAATCTATCTAGATTTGTAAACTGTCTTCTTATAACTTTTATAGAAATAGGGTACTTATATACCATGGGTACACAATACTTGTTGGTACACAACAGCAAGTAAATATGCAGAGGGGCGCGAAACATGTCTTTATAGTAAGTACGAACAGCAACGTAACTAacaccacataacataaacgcTAAGTTTGTACAAGAAGTTAACCCTACTCAGTCTTCGCGGTCGTAACCCGCACACTAGTCGGCTCACTccacttgcttctcaaacaatACTGACGCTACTGGAAACTTAAAACAAATGCGAATGTCAAACGAGAACCTTCATTACATACTAAATACTTAACCCTACGAGTACTTACAAAGGAAGAATTTGTACTTCTACGGTCTTATAGGTATAACACGAAAATAACAAAACTACATAACAGTAAAAagataaaagtcaataaaaaacataagaattattttatgaaTACTGTAAGATCATCatttgaattattaaaatgGCAATTATAAAAATGGACGTCACAAGTTGGCCATCGATGCTCTTCCTACCGTACCGTTTCTTCTCAAATTCTAAGTGTTACGCTCTTctataagtacattaataatCACCTAATCGACAACGAGGTATCGGAAGAGCTTCAAAAATAGAAATCTGTAATCTATCACGACACTACCATCGCCTATGCTAAGAGTCTCGGCGGAGAGACCGAGTGCAGCCTAGTGCCGCCGGCCGCGTCACGCGACTAGCCGAGGTTGTAGGTCCACAAGGAGAGCGGCGTGTGCATGAGCGCCGGGTGCGAGGGCTCGCGGCCGCCCAGCAGCAGCAGCGCCAGGCGCGGCGCCGCGGCCGGGCGCCGCAGCTCGGCCAGCTCCATGTCGGCCGGCGCCACGCCCGAGTCCGGCGTCAGCGCCGCGCCCAGCGCGCGCACGTCGGGGCCCAGGTAGTGCGGGTTGCTGAAGCCCAGCCACGCGCCCGGCAGCCGGTTGACGCGCTCCGCGCTGGCGTAGTCCGACGTGGACAGCTCGGCGTCCTCCTCGCGCGTGATGGTCACCGCGTCGCGCGAGAACCGCACCGACGCCGACTTGGGCAGCCGCGGCtccggccgccgcgccgcctcgCGCCGCatctcctcctcctcctccgaCGAGAAGTACACGAGCCGCGCCGCGTCCGCCGGCGACAGCGTGGACGTCGGCAGCACCACGTCCGCGAAGTCCGGCACCGAGGCGGGCTCGCGGGCCAGCTCGTGCGGCGGCGGCACGTCGCCGGCCCGCGGGGACTCGCCGCCGTCGGCCGGCAGCCGCTCGTCGATCACGTAGGCGGAGCGCGACTTGGCCAGCGCGGGCTCGCCGCCGCGGAACTCCAGGCTCTCCGTGGAGTCGCGCTCGCCGCCCAGCACGCTGTACGAGCAGCGCGCGGCGCGCCGGATGTGGAAGGCGGACAGCTTGGAGATCTCGCGCAGCAGCCCGGGCGGCGCCTCgcgcgcccccgcccccgcgcccgcccCCGCGGCCCCCCCGCCGGCCCCGCGCTCGGCGGGCGCGCTGCGCACGCGCGGCGCCACGCCGGCCAGCAGCAGCGCGCACGCGTCCACGCGCGGCGCCGGCCACTTCAAGCTCTGCGCCATCCGCTCCCATGTCTCCGTCGCTGCGAGCGTACACGTTGTATTATAGCTCCTGTTTTTTTTCTTCGATACGGTAGACGTACATAGTCGGTAGCCGACTTACCGAAGTGGAACCGCCAGAGCTCGTTGGTGGGATGTCCGTCGGCCTCGCCACCGAAGATGTAGAGGTGTGCGCCTGCGCGCAGCCCCGCGTGTCCGGAGCGCGCGGACGGCGCCAGCCGCGCCGGCGTGCGCACCTGCGTCCACATGCGCGACACTGCGCATGGgcgtattttgtttaaaaatcagCAATTCTAAAATAGGGCATCATTTATCGGCCGAGTACTAACGCGTGTCGTAGAACCACAGGTCGCCGCAGACGCGCAGGTCGCACAGCCCCGCGTGCACGTAGAGGCGCGCGTCGTGCAGCGCGGCCGCGTGCCGGTGCCGCGCCGGGCCCGCGCCCGCCGTGCGCACCTGCTGCCACGACTCCGACTCTGCAACACGTGCGGACATCTAGTCGTCTGGCTACTACAAATTGTAAACAGCAACTTACTTCTTGAATACATAATCCACTACCTACACATCCACAGACCGAAGATTGAGCGCGACAGTGTACTACAGCGACGTGATACATTTTAAACAGAAATTCATTTTGCTTACTTACAAGTATGGCCTCGTTGACAGAAATAACTAAAGCGGTGGCCACTTAAAACAGTAAggggtacttataaaaaaaaaactcgatttttcaagTACgtaattctaattttattttgggaCGCGAACCTTAGAGTCTTCAATTATGACGGGGGATAAATTTTCAAGTAGTATACCTACTTTCATATTCTCTTATCTAACTAGTGGAAAGAAATGTTTGATTCCATGCACTGAAGTATCCTTTTTCAGTCCCCATAAAGTATCATCACTCACCATAATGAAACGCCCACAACTCATTGGTAGAGCCTCTGAGGTCTTTGTACCCTCCATAGATGAGCAGGCAGTCGTTGAGCGCATGCGCGCTGTGCCCGCGGCGGCCCGTCGGCGCTGCGGGCCGCACGTTGCGGCCGCGCCTGCGCAGCGCCACGCTGCCCGTGCCGGGGAGCTTGCGCCATAACAACGTCTGCAATATACAGCGTACTGGATGGTTCTTTTGTGTATAAAAGTCGGTTGCTTGGAAACTTTGACGAATGGGTTGGCTACTAATCCATACACATCTACAGCACGATAccgcagtggagaagcgtggtgaagtatgcttcaTCCATAGCATATCCCGTCCTTGATTGAAGAGAGGttagggaggcctgtgccggtGTGTGGGGATGACGTAAATACGCTGTTTGTGTCTTGTATGTACCTACCTCAGTATCTAGTATCCAGAGCGGCGTCTCGGCGGAAAGCGAGGCTTCCCCGCCAAAAACGTATATGCGTCGGCCGTGCGGCGTCGCGCTATGCTCCTGCAGCGCCGGCGGGGTGTCGCCGCGCGCTCTCACGCGTTCCCAGCGGCCGCTGCCTGCGAACAACCGAAAGGGTCGGTTCACTGGCCTGTTTTAGGATAGTTTCACTGTTGATTCTGTGGATGTTAAATATCAAGGTACGCAAAAGCGGTACCGGGAGCATTTTATGCTGGCAAGCAAAAGTTTGTATGTCACCACGTTATGCGATGAAAGTAACGAAACGCATAAAGCAACACAGGCCTCCGGCGTGATTAAACGTCTTGTAACTTGTCTTAGAAATTAGAATATAATCAATGTCACAAAAGAAGCGgtctctaaataaataaataacctgacgactatattccaattgggctaggcagtacatttatttcaagatgaactaagtacccacgcttcaccgagctttctttaaATAATAGTAAGAAAACGAGGAAGCTATTGGCAGCTGTGCTTTGCTCAGCTTCTCATTCTACAAGCAAGTTTATAAGTCACTAACACATCATTTATCGATCTACAAGCTAGCATAACAGAACAAAAGGCACAACAGATACCTAGATACGTATTTCCCAGTCCGCTAACTATCCCAACGGAGCGGAAACGAGTTCGCATTCACAAGCGGTTCTCGACCCAATTACTAGCTCTCGAAGTGAGCTGGAGTAAGCGGAGCGTGAGTTGAAACGTGAGCGAGCGATCAGCTGAGTGAGTCTGCGTCAACTCAATTGACTCGCGACTCAAAGCCATTCGTCGGTTGTGCTGACGACGAGCGAGGGTGCTCGACAACCCGGCTGCTGATTTGCCGTGGATTAGATTCTTTACGCCGGATTTTGAAATTCGGGCATTTTAGGGCTTTTATTTAGGactttaaagatatttttcttaAACACAAAGGTGGACAGAATTCTGCTGATTCGAGCAGAcaacttattttaagttataacctgttactttcttatccaccaaaagGAAAGTGAAGGATGATTGATagcagttaattttaaaataggtaAATGAGTGAATGCCCTGCCCCAGCCGCAGTGCTCACCTATATGGTAGCGCCAGCAGTCCCGCAGCGGTAcagcgccgcccgcgccgcgcccgcccagtacatacacaaacccTCCGAGCAGCGCGGCCGCGTGTTTGCCGCGCCCGCACGGCGCCTCCGCCCCAGCCTCGCCGCCCCCGCCTCCCCCCTCCGACGACACCACCTCCACTGGACTCCACATCTCATCTGCAAAGAGCAATGTTTAGACAGTTTCATAAGATGTTCAGATGGTTTTAATCTTCATCGTGACAATTTTATTTGAGATCATGAGGAAAGGGTTTGACTGCGTTAGGTGTTTTCGCAGATTGACTCACGGTGTACTGGATGTACGTACCTAGTACATAACACgcacttaaaaatatatttaaagtaGTAAAACTTTGGGTAGGTAAGTAGTTTAAGAAGGGTACTGTTTACACATCAGAGTAgatacttaactaggtacatgaaCTACCAACTAAATAAGTAACATAATCTGTTTAATGAACATGTGAATTAACTAGTGGTAACTACCTAAGTTTGTAACTTTCTTGTCTCGGGGTGCCAGTTATTTTGCATGGTATTAAATATTGCGGTTCAAGTTAGATTATTtgcaagaaaataataaataagtatgcccatttcttttttagaaaaatctaGTATTTTCAACTGAACATCAATATCGCACACTCATTGATCAAACGCAacaaacaaatgtaataatcgAGACAGATCTCGTAGGTACATCGAAGACATTGAGGGACGTGAACTACAAAGGGCAGTCCCCTTGTCGTAAGGAATCAGCAAGTACTCTCGTGTAAGGCAAATGAAATGGCTTGCGATCCCTTCGGGGTAATGCATCCCTCACAGGGGGCGCAAGAGGGCGCTGAGGGGCGCAAATGCAACCGGGAGGGCCCATTTGAGCGAGTTATCGTTTACAACGTGTAAATATTGGTTAAACGAAAGGAAACGTCGGTTTTATTTTGGGGAGCGCTTGATTATGACAATATGTTTGCCGTGTTCCTGGCTTCCTGGGCACAGTCGCCCTAAATGTAATCACCTTGTACAATAGCTGACGAACACTCACAAAGTAGTCCAatccagtggtttagagcccgggCCAGGATATTTCATTTGGGGTAgttaatcgcaagatgaacaaaggaTCCGTGCTAATATGtgctgagccgtatcgccgccataatggccgagccaactgtgttactgaaaattGCTAATTGGTGAAAGTCCGGTACCATGAACTAATGCATGGTTCAACTTGAAACAGTGAGCAGAACTACACCTACCTAAGCAAAATGTAGGCGTTTCATCTAAAGTTTCAGGAGCTACATTACGACGAAACTTGTTTTCATGATTACAACTTATCACTTGACTACCCTCATATTCCACTCGGTAACTCTAACGATGTAATACCGCTACATACTTCGTTCTCACCGATATGTCCCAGTCTCATCTTGTCTTGGGATGGTGCCAACTCTCGTCTGTCAAGAT
It includes:
- the LOC126371937 gene encoding uncharacterized protein LOC126371937 is translated as MTVSIEMTVINDLTELTEEDDSYILKLVDSQDARATFEDEMWSPVEVVSSEGGGGGGEAGAEAPCGRGKHAAALLGGFVYVLGGRGAGGAVPLRDCWRYHIGSGRWERVRARGDTPPALQEHSATPHGRRIYVFGGEASLSAETPLWILDTETLLWRKLPGTGSVALRRRGRNVRPAAPTGRRGHSAHALNDCLLIYGGYKDLRGSTNELWAFHYESESWQQVRTAGAGPARHRHAAALHDARLYVHAGLCDLRVCGDLWFYDTLSRMWTQVRTPARLAPSARSGHAGLRAGAHLYIFGGEADGHPTNELWRFHFATETWERMAQSLKWPAPRVDACALLLAGVAPRVRSAPAERGAGGGAAGAGAGAGAREAPPGLLREISKLSAFHIRRAARCSYSVLGGERDSTESLEFRGGEPALAKSRSAYVIDERLPADGGESPRAGDVPPPHELAREPASVPDFADVVLPTSTLSPADAARLVYFSSEEEEEMRREAARRPEPRLPKSASVRFSRDAVTITREEDAELSTSDYASAERVNRLPGAWLGFSNPHYLGPDVRALGAALTPDSGVAPADMELAELRRPAAAPRLALLLLGGREPSHPALMHTPLSLWTYNLG